One genomic region from Homalodisca vitripennis isolate AUS2020 chromosome 6, UT_GWSS_2.1, whole genome shotgun sequence encodes:
- the LOC124364460 gene encoding BTB/POZ domain-containing protein 3-like isoform X3: MNQPEMDWQIHQTDLRSRFKQVFIHSHWTDCAFRVGNEETEIIRGHKVVLAASSPVFEALFYGTLAEKKEIIDIPDLEPDTFSLLLKYMYYDSTELDSIEVAGQLLYAARKYMMPHLVRACLDYLLEQTCINTLWQVLAIAEDMHEDELLASCLKVMCQYPGEMWVNNHEHMGLGTLSNLLDQPSTNLLEVELWELMVRWARDQCLRRTLAPSPTNQRALITQAGLLGKIRFLTLTLAELTEMVEPTGLLSQEEMRVLRQTINKSSSPSALPSGFNSTREMRKRFMSISSRCTRHCLTKRKKYTYGGTVMSTVSVDSRILVTGFEVFTRIATSSDYIMGHGCVSHYVENLVVTLSDSEGNVIDKTKVSGVVAFFNVTQEVNLSRPVWFLPQHEYTVTFELSPGQYPLSDLASIAFSKSVCFRFRQCKQCDEINSDLDVSFINSVIFNV, from the exons ATGAATCAACCTGAAATGGATTGGCAAATCCATCAAACAGATCTCCGATCACGATTCAAACAAGTGTTCATCCATAGCCATTGGACTGATTGTGCGTTCAGAGTGGGAAATGAAGAGACTGAG ATTATAAGAGGTCATAAAGTGGTCTTGGCTGCGAGTTCACCAGTATTTGAAGCGTTATTCTATGGAACTCTGGCTGAAAAGAAAGAGATCATAGATATACCTGACCTGGAACCTGACACATTTAGCCTTCTCCTCAA GTATATGTACTATGACAGCACAGAGCTGGACAGTATAGAGGTGGCAGGTCAGCTGTTATATGCCGCTAGGAAGTACATGATGCCACACCTGGTACGGGCCTGTCTGGATTACCTGTTAGAACAGACATGTATCAACACGCTGTGGCAGGTGCTTGCTATAGCGGAGGACATGCACGAGGATGAGCTGCTCGCCTCCTGTCTTAAG GTTATGTGCCAGTATCCAGGGGAGATGTGGGTGAACAATCATGAACACATGGGCCTAGGAACTCTTAGCAATCTATTAGACCAGCCATCCACCAACCTGTTGGAGGTAGAGCTCTGGGAACTGATGGTCAGATGGGCCAGAGATCAGTGTCTGCGGCGCACTCTGGCACCGTCCCCGACCAACCAGCGTGCCTTAATCACTCAGGCAGGATTGTTAGGCAAGATACGCTTTCTCACCCTGACATTGGCCGAGCTTACAGAGATGGTGGAGCCAACAGGGTTGCTGAGCCAGGAGGAGATGAGAGTTCTACGTCAGACCATCAACAAATCCAGTTCACCCTCCGCCCTGCCGAGTGGTTTCAACTCCACACGGGAGATGAGGAAACGTTTCATGTCGATCTCCAGTCGGTGCACAAGACACTGTTTGACCAAGAGGAAAAAGTACACTTACGGAGGGACAGTGATGTCCACAGTGAGTGTGGATAGCCGGATCTTGGTTACCGGATTTGAAGTGTTCACAAGAATCGCGACCTCTTCCGATTACATCATGGGCCACGGCTGTGTGAGCCACTATGTGGAAAATCTAGTCGTGACTTTGAGTGATTCAGAAGGAAATGTGATCGACAAAACCAAAGTGAGCGGAGTTGTAGCTTTCTTCAATGTGACTCAAGAGGTCAACTTGTCACGACCTGTGTGGTTTTTACCCCAACACGAGTACACTGTGACATTTGAGCTTTCCCCGGGCCAGTACCCACTCAGCGATTTGGCTTCCATAGCCTTCTCCAAATCCGTGTGTTTCCGCTTCAGACAGTGTAAACAGTGTGATGAGATCAACAGTGACCTGGATGTTAGCTTTATAAatagtgttatatttaatgtgTGA
- the LOC124364460 gene encoding BTB/POZ domain-containing protein 3-like isoform X2, with translation MLMNQPEMDWQIHQTDLRSRFKQVFIHSHWTDCAFRVGNEETEIIRGHKVVLAASSPVFEALFYGTLAEKKEIIDIPDLEPDTFSLLLKYMYYDSTELDSIEVAGQLLYAARKYMMPHLVRACLDYLLEQTCINTLWQVLAIAEDMHEDELLASCLKVMCQYPGEMWVNNHEHMGLGTLSNLLDQPSTNLLEVELWELMVRWARDQCLRRTLAPSPTNQRALITQAGLLGKIRFLTLTLAELTEMVEPTGLLSQEEMRVLRQTINKSSSPSALPSGFNSTREMRKRFMSISSRCTRHCLTKRKKYTYGGTVMSTVSVDSRILVTGFEVFTRIATSSDYIMGHGCVSHYVENLVVTLSDSEGNVIDKTKVSGVVAFFNVTQEVNLSRPVWFLPQHEYTVTFELSPGQYPLSDLASIAFSKSVCFRFRQCKQCDEINSDLDVSFINSVIFNV, from the exons ATGCTG ATGAATCAACCTGAAATGGATTGGCAAATCCATCAAACAGATCTCCGATCACGATTCAAACAAGTGTTCATCCATAGCCATTGGACTGATTGTGCGTTCAGAGTGGGAAATGAAGAGACTGAG ATTATAAGAGGTCATAAAGTGGTCTTGGCTGCGAGTTCACCAGTATTTGAAGCGTTATTCTATGGAACTCTGGCTGAAAAGAAAGAGATCATAGATATACCTGACCTGGAACCTGACACATTTAGCCTTCTCCTCAA GTATATGTACTATGACAGCACAGAGCTGGACAGTATAGAGGTGGCAGGTCAGCTGTTATATGCCGCTAGGAAGTACATGATGCCACACCTGGTACGGGCCTGTCTGGATTACCTGTTAGAACAGACATGTATCAACACGCTGTGGCAGGTGCTTGCTATAGCGGAGGACATGCACGAGGATGAGCTGCTCGCCTCCTGTCTTAAG GTTATGTGCCAGTATCCAGGGGAGATGTGGGTGAACAATCATGAACACATGGGCCTAGGAACTCTTAGCAATCTATTAGACCAGCCATCCACCAACCTGTTGGAGGTAGAGCTCTGGGAACTGATGGTCAGATGGGCCAGAGATCAGTGTCTGCGGCGCACTCTGGCACCGTCCCCGACCAACCAGCGTGCCTTAATCACTCAGGCAGGATTGTTAGGCAAGATACGCTTTCTCACCCTGACATTGGCCGAGCTTACAGAGATGGTGGAGCCAACAGGGTTGCTGAGCCAGGAGGAGATGAGAGTTCTACGTCAGACCATCAACAAATCCAGTTCACCCTCCGCCCTGCCGAGTGGTTTCAACTCCACACGGGAGATGAGGAAACGTTTCATGTCGATCTCCAGTCGGTGCACAAGACACTGTTTGACCAAGAGGAAAAAGTACACTTACGGAGGGACAGTGATGTCCACAGTGAGTGTGGATAGCCGGATCTTGGTTACCGGATTTGAAGTGTTCACAAGAATCGCGACCTCTTCCGATTACATCATGGGCCACGGCTGTGTGAGCCACTATGTGGAAAATCTAGTCGTGACTTTGAGTGATTCAGAAGGAAATGTGATCGACAAAACCAAAGTGAGCGGAGTTGTAGCTTTCTTCAATGTGACTCAAGAGGTCAACTTGTCACGACCTGTGTGGTTTTTACCCCAACACGAGTACACTGTGACATTTGAGCTTTCCCCGGGCCAGTACCCACTCAGCGATTTGGCTTCCATAGCCTTCTCCAAATCCGTGTGTTTCCGCTTCAGACAGTGTAAACAGTGTGATGAGATCAACAGTGACCTGGATGTTAGCTTTATAAatagtgttatatttaatgtgTGA
- the LOC124364460 gene encoding BTB/POZ domain-containing protein 3-like isoform X1 translates to MPDVSSTLYWGRDRLVTRLQIKDDELMNQPEMDWQIHQTDLRSRFKQVFIHSHWTDCAFRVGNEETEIIRGHKVVLAASSPVFEALFYGTLAEKKEIIDIPDLEPDTFSLLLKYMYYDSTELDSIEVAGQLLYAARKYMMPHLVRACLDYLLEQTCINTLWQVLAIAEDMHEDELLASCLKVMCQYPGEMWVNNHEHMGLGTLSNLLDQPSTNLLEVELWELMVRWARDQCLRRTLAPSPTNQRALITQAGLLGKIRFLTLTLAELTEMVEPTGLLSQEEMRVLRQTINKSSSPSALPSGFNSTREMRKRFMSISSRCTRHCLTKRKKYTYGGTVMSTVSVDSRILVTGFEVFTRIATSSDYIMGHGCVSHYVENLVVTLSDSEGNVIDKTKVSGVVAFFNVTQEVNLSRPVWFLPQHEYTVTFELSPGQYPLSDLASIAFSKSVCFRFRQCKQCDEINSDLDVSFINSVIFNV, encoded by the exons ATGCCAGATGTCAGCTCCACCTTGTACTGGGGCAGGGATCGTCTCGTGACTCGCCTGCAGATTAAAGACGATGAactg ATGAATCAACCTGAAATGGATTGGCAAATCCATCAAACAGATCTCCGATCACGATTCAAACAAGTGTTCATCCATAGCCATTGGACTGATTGTGCGTTCAGAGTGGGAAATGAAGAGACTGAG ATTATAAGAGGTCATAAAGTGGTCTTGGCTGCGAGTTCACCAGTATTTGAAGCGTTATTCTATGGAACTCTGGCTGAAAAGAAAGAGATCATAGATATACCTGACCTGGAACCTGACACATTTAGCCTTCTCCTCAA GTATATGTACTATGACAGCACAGAGCTGGACAGTATAGAGGTGGCAGGTCAGCTGTTATATGCCGCTAGGAAGTACATGATGCCACACCTGGTACGGGCCTGTCTGGATTACCTGTTAGAACAGACATGTATCAACACGCTGTGGCAGGTGCTTGCTATAGCGGAGGACATGCACGAGGATGAGCTGCTCGCCTCCTGTCTTAAG GTTATGTGCCAGTATCCAGGGGAGATGTGGGTGAACAATCATGAACACATGGGCCTAGGAACTCTTAGCAATCTATTAGACCAGCCATCCACCAACCTGTTGGAGGTAGAGCTCTGGGAACTGATGGTCAGATGGGCCAGAGATCAGTGTCTGCGGCGCACTCTGGCACCGTCCCCGACCAACCAGCGTGCCTTAATCACTCAGGCAGGATTGTTAGGCAAGATACGCTTTCTCACCCTGACATTGGCCGAGCTTACAGAGATGGTGGAGCCAACAGGGTTGCTGAGCCAGGAGGAGATGAGAGTTCTACGTCAGACCATCAACAAATCCAGTTCACCCTCCGCCCTGCCGAGTGGTTTCAACTCCACACGGGAGATGAGGAAACGTTTCATGTCGATCTCCAGTCGGTGCACAAGACACTGTTTGACCAAGAGGAAAAAGTACACTTACGGAGGGACAGTGATGTCCACAGTGAGTGTGGATAGCCGGATCTTGGTTACCGGATTTGAAGTGTTCACAAGAATCGCGACCTCTTCCGATTACATCATGGGCCACGGCTGTGTGAGCCACTATGTGGAAAATCTAGTCGTGACTTTGAGTGATTCAGAAGGAAATGTGATCGACAAAACCAAAGTGAGCGGAGTTGTAGCTTTCTTCAATGTGACTCAAGAGGTCAACTTGTCACGACCTGTGTGGTTTTTACCCCAACACGAGTACACTGTGACATTTGAGCTTTCCCCGGGCCAGTACCCACTCAGCGATTTGGCTTCCATAGCCTTCTCCAAATCCGTGTGTTTCCGCTTCAGACAGTGTAAACAGTGTGATGAGATCAACAGTGACCTGGATGTTAGCTTTATAAatagtgttatatttaatgtgTGA